A region from the Dendropsophus ebraccatus isolate aDenEbr1 chromosome 1, aDenEbr1.pat, whole genome shotgun sequence genome encodes:
- the RMND1 gene encoding required for meiotic nuclear division protein 1 homolog — MSGLLRKTLTFATQVCRTTIPQNVDIKHRLYTGSGVIPAVRTFTLNPQDGTSASPFRQIISCSKCWSRHRVTPKTLYMCRSYSQTVTGAATKRPLKSSRTKQPSRSNLPSLSRTEDLMQCTAFATADEFHLGTLCHDLASHGYNELPSLPRDASNVLLVGVENVSKEYDSGVIFFFREGVVVFWNIEESSMKQVMKILERHEIQPYEVALVHWENEEINYSFADGHTRLVKGEIVLDSELEADDLILQKFAFSNALSLSVKLAMWESTLDTFVESIQSIPEMLKARRRLKLSHDDVMQKIGELFALRHRINLSSDLLLTPDFYWDRENLEHLYDKTCQFLSINRRVKVINEKLQHCTELTDLMRNHLNEKHGLRLEWMIVILITIEVLFELGRVIF, encoded by the exons ATGAGCGGGCTACTACGTAAGACTCTGACTTTCGCAACGCAAGTGTGTCGGACTACAATACCGCAGAACGTGGACATTAAGCACAGGCTCTATACAGGGTCCGGGGTTATACCTGCTGTACGTACATTCACCCTAAACCCTCAGGATGGCACATCTGCGTCTCCATTCAGACAGATTATCTCCTGCTCAAAATGCTGGAGCCGCCACCGGGTCACACCAAAGACTTTGTATATGTGTAGATCATATTCACAGACTGTCACGGGAGCGGCCACCAAGAGACCCCTGAAGTCATCCCGAACCAAGCAGCCCTCCAGATCCAACCTGCCTTCTCTATCAAGGACTGAG GATCTGATGCAGTGCACGGCCTTTGCAACAGCGGATGAATTTCACCTGGGCACGCTGTGTCATGATCTGGCGTCACATGGGTACAATGAGCTGCCAAGTTTACCTCGGG ATGCTTCCAATGTGTTACTAGTAGGGGTGGAGAACGTCTCTAAGGAGTATGATTCTGGAGTGATATTTTTCTTCAG GGAAGGAGTAGTTGTTTTTTGGAACATAGAAGAAAGCAGC ATGAAACAAGTGATGAAGATTCTGGAGCGGCATGAAATCCAGCCGTACGAGGTGGCGCTGGTCCACTGGGAGAATGAGGAGATAAACTACAGCTTTGCAGA TGGCCACACCAGACTGGTGAAGGGAGAGATAGTGCTGGACTCCGAGCTGGAGGCCGATGATCTCATTCTACAGAAGTTTGCCTTCTCCAATGCCCTGTCCCTGTCCG TGAAGCTGGCGATGTGGGAGTCCACTCTGGATACCTTTGTTGAGTCTATCCAGTCCATTCCTGAG ATGCTGAAGGCCAGGAGGAGGCTGAAGCTGTCCCATGATGACGTCATGCAGAAAATCGGGGAGCTGTTTGCGCTCAG ACATCGTATAAACCTGAGCTCGGACCTCCTCCTGACCCCAGATTTCTACTGGGACAGAGAAAACCTTGAGCACCTCTACGATAAAACCTGTCAGTTCCTCAGCATAAACCGCAGAGTCAAG GTGATCAATGAAAaactgcagcactgtacagaaCTGACGGATCTGATGCGGAATCACCTGAATGAGAAGCACGGCCTGCGACTGGAATGGATGATCGTCATACTTATCACCATTGAG GTGCTGTTTGAGCTTGGACGAGTCATTTTCTGA